AAGCCACGCAAGGAGATTTCCCACGGTTCCTCCCGCTGCCTCACCTGCATTATCAAAGGAAACCTCTGCTCCGAGGGCTTCAAGCTGTGTTTTTAAAAAGACTGCTATTTCCTGCTCCTCACGGGAGGGGGAATCAATGCCTGCCAACTGCAGAAACATATCGCTGATACGCTGGGGCTGAATCATTGGAATCTCCGGAAAGTGGGGTTGAAGTTCACCGCAAAAGCGGTTGACAAATTCAGAAGTTTCTATATCATTTCTGTCTGCGTTTCGGAAGTGCGCAGCTTACTGGTGAGGCTCCCGGACTTCAAATCCGGTGTGGGGCGCTAAAACCGTCCCGGGTGGGTTCGATTCCCATGCACTTCCGCCATATAACATTCAAGGTCTCCTTAGGGAGGCCTTTTTTATTGCCTGAAAGTCAATATTCATGCGGGTTTCGGTCTGTTTTTTGCCCTTTTTCAGGTGATGGTCGAAAAGGGAAAAAACCTTTAAAAAAGCCTTGTTAGAATTTAAATAATGTGTCCATGATGTGTCCAAATAAAGGGCTTACCACCTGACCACATATTTAAGCAAGAGGCTTATATCATGGCATTTTTAAACCATACCAAGATAGAGGCGGCAACTCCCGAAGCAAAGCGAATTACACTCAGGGACGGCAACGGGCTTTTTTTAGCCATCGAGCGGAGCGGTCGTAAATTTTGGGTTTTTCGGTATTATTTTCAAAAAAAAGCGCAGGAAATGAGGCTGGGGGAATATCCGGGGCTGGGCATTAAGGCGGCACGGGAACAGATAGTGGCTCTCCGGAGGCTGATTGCCGATGGCAAAAACCCCAGAGAAGAAGCCCGGACGGACGAGGAAAAAACCTTTGAGGCCATAGCCTCCCGATGGCTGATCCATGTCCATGGCCGTGAGGTACAGGCCAGTCATCAGGAAAGAAACCGCCTGCTGCTGGAAAAGCACGTCTATCCATATTTTAAGGGGAAACGGCCCGATCAGATTACAGCGCCCACCATACTGGACCGCCTGCAGGTCATTTGTGACGCCGGGCATCTGGTGACGGCACAGCGGGTCAAGAATCTGATGGGTCAGGTATTCCGCTATTGCGTCGGACAGGGCATGGCGGAGCGGGATCCGACACAGGATCTGCGGGGGTTGCTGCCCGTCCGTAAGGTGGAGCATTTTGTGGCAATTCTGGACCCGGTGGAACTGGGTGCGCTGCTGAGGTCCATGGACGGTTACACCGGAAGCCCTGTCGTCAAAGCAGCCCTCCGGGTGCTGCCCCTGATCTTCTGCAGGCCCGGAGAGCTGCGGCACATGCGATGGCAGGAGATCAACCCGAGCAGGGCGCTGTGGGTCTGGCAGACATCCAAGACAAAAACCGACATCATCACACCCCTTTCCAGGCAGGCCATGAAAATACTGGTTGAACTCAGGGCCTTGACCGGACTTGGTGAGTACGTGTTTCCGTCCCTGAGACACAAAAACAGGTGCATCAGTGATATGGCCATTAAAGCAGCACTGGACTCTCTGGGATATCAGGGCAGAATGACAGGGCATGGCTGGAGGGCTGTGGCACGGACACATCTGGTGGAAACGCTGAAATATCCGGAAAGCATTGTGGAGATGCAGCTGGGTCACCGGGTGAAAGATGCACTGGGCAGAGCCTACAACAGGACGGAGTTTGTGGAGGACAGGATACAGATGATGCAGGCCTGGGCCGACTGGCTGGACACCCTGAAAACCATGCCGCCCCCGGTGCAGGTGGATCCGACCGGGGGGCATGATGACAGCGCTTGGGATCAGTGGCTGGATTGAGACTGCTGGGCCTGATAAAAATTTTCGATGATGTGCCGGGGCCAGCGAAGGCAGGTGCGCCCCAGAACCAACGGAGGCGGGAGCTTCCCTCCCCGATATAGGTTGGATACGCTCTGGGCAGTAATACCAAAATGCTCCGCAACCTCTGCCCTGGTCATATATGCGTCTGTTTTTACGTTTTTCGGCATGACAACCTCCATATATATGGTGCAAAATGAAAAAAATCAGTCTGGAAGAACATAAAAAATAGGGTGAAGAGCTTTTTGAGTTGCGGAAGAGGATAGGAAAGATCGTCCTGCCCCTGCGCAATGCCTACCCTCGGGCAGACGCCAAAGCCGAGGCCCTGTTGTCCGCCATGGAGAGCTTCCGCACCATCATGGATGATATTGTGTGTGGGGAATATCCGCAGCTCCCCGATATGGAGCAGGTGTACTACCCACGAAAGCAGGGTCAACAGACCCCATGCAGACCGCCTCTATGCGTCCGAAAAATGCGAAGCGGCAGTGAGCACAGGTGATGCAGGCGGCATCCCCCCGGAGCATGGCGTGGATGAACAGGGGATCGATGGTGGTGCTTTTGGTTTTCTGATGGCAGTATGGGCATTCAAACATGGGGCCTCCTTAAAATTGCTGCTGGCTGATGTTTTTAAAGGGGGAAACGCCTTTTCTCTGGATACGCCCTGCATCACCATTCCCCAAACAAGGACATTTGATTTTCATGTTCCGGCTGTGGCAGACCTGAACAAAACAGCCGCTTTGCCTTGGATGCCGGGAGCAGTTCAATTTCTGCGCCCTCCTTAGACCATGCTTTCAGGCTGTCAGCGAGATCTGCCGCACAGTCTGGGTCTGCGGAGCAGATGGCGTATGTTCTCCCGTTTTTTGAGGCAACATAGGCCATTTTCTTATTCCCATCCGCCTTTCCTGTTTTCACACATCCCCCCTTGCATCTCCCCTGAGATAACAGCTTCTGCAGAGCATTCTCAGCCCCGGTGCCACGGGCTGCCTGCCGCAGCAGGTGCATTTTTTCCGGCCCCGGTGCAGAATCTTTGCCCTTTCTCTGGCCCTGCCCTGGGCTTTCTGAATTTCCAGCAGCTGCTGTCTGGAAAAAAGCCTGCCTCCCCGGAATGTGATGCAGCTCCGGATTTCATTTCTGACGGCTTTTTTATTGATGGTGGTGGAATGCCAGCCCGTAAGGCGCATGGCTTCCCGGATGTCCGCCGCATCTTCATCGGGTATCGGGGGCTGGGCGGATCTCCGCAGAAACCGGGGCAGCTTGCGGACTTCATCCGCTGATACAAGGCGCTCGCCGCCGGGGCTTTTTTCCGAAGAAATTCTGCCGCTGCGTATCCATGAATGCAGGGTGGGAAGCGGGATCTCCAGCTCCCTTGAAACAATTCTGAGAGGTTGCATGGCTTCTCCTCAGGCTGCGGACCACAGGCAGTGAATGTGGCCGGATTTGAGTTTGCGCTTTAAATTAGGATCCCGAAGGCCGCTTTTTCTGGCAATGCCCTTGGTTCTGGCCATGGCCAGTGGGCGTCTGGGTTTTGCTGCAGGACTTCCCCGCAAGCGGTAAAAGGTGATGATGTGCAGGGTATCCCGGCTTCGGCTGGATATGACGCAGAAATCTTCCAGGCGGTGCAGCATGCGGCCATCCCGGTTGGGCATGGCCACCCCGGAAGACAGCACGGCCAGCAGATGGGTCAGGCCGAGGTTGCGTTCCCGCATACGGCGTTCGGCGTGTTCGGTGAGGGAGACGTGCATGGGACCTCCTTCATGGGTTTAAATTGTGATGATTGTGTAATTCTGCCCTAAACAGCTTCCACCCACGCCCGGATTGCCGGGAGTTCTTCCTGCAAAGAGTTTTTGAGGTTCGGATCTCTCTGGCTTTCTGTGAAGGCACCCCGAAACGGCACGACCAGCATCCGTCTGCGGCAGCCTTCTCCGAGCCTTTCAAAATCCGGGGCCGTGTTGTGGTGAAAAACGAGGCTGCATATCGGTTTGAACTCAAAGGCCTGCTGATACATTTCTTTCCCGGCGATGGTTTCACCGCTGAGAAGGGCCTTGATGAGAGGCATGTTGGCAGGGTCCGGGCCTCCCACGCCAATGACCAGTCTTTTGCCCCGGATATTGGCGCAGTGAAACTCACTAACGGCATCCGAAAAATCAATACCCACGATGTTTTCGTCTCCGGCCAGCCCCACCAGCACAGAAAGCAGAGTGCTTTTGCCGCTGCATATTTCACCATGGAGGTACAGGGCTTTTTCATTGGGACCATCCCCCAGACATGCGGCCATCCATTCCCGCAGGGCGTGAATGCTTGCAGCATCCTGTATGCTCTCTTCGAGGAATTGCAGCCATCCGGGGCATCCGGCTTCGGGATGAAAAGGGGTTGTCTGGGGTGTAGCATGGGTAGCTTGTGCCATCATGGAAGTCTCCTTATTTCTGATGGGTTTTACGGAAAACCTGCTCCCGGACCAGACTGCGTTCCTTTGCCTCCCGTCTGGCCCTCTCCTTTTCCAGTGCCTCTCCGCACTGCTCATAGCGGCGGGATGCCATTTCCAGCGCATCTGTTTTCATGAAGCCTCCTGTACGCTCAGGGTTCCTCTATCCAGAAGAGACGACATCTGATACGTCCTCCCCATATTCCAGCCAAACTCATAGGTGATGTTCAGGATGTCGAGAATGTACCAGAGCTGCCTGTCCGTCACTTTTTCAGTCATAAATATCAGGGCATGACCATCCGGTCCCATCAGAGCTGCGGTGGAGGACGTTCTTTCAATCCTGCATTCTTTGGGGTCTGCGAAGATCATCCGGCACCTCCTGTGATGGTGTGGATATCCGTGCTGACGGGTGGGAAGATCCTGAGGCCGTTATGGATTGGCACTCTGGCGGCTTCCGCCGTGGAGGTGGGGGCCATGGACCGGAGAAGATCTCCGGTGGTGCGGTGACGGCGCTTCAGGATGGCCATTACAGCCATTACTTCCCGCCGTCGTCCCTTCATTGAAAAACCGTTGACTTGATTTGGGGTCATGGGTATTCTCCCTTTATTGTGGTTTTGTATCAGCCCTTGTACGGTGGCCGCCGTGCAGGGGCTTTGTTCTTTTCTGGGGACTGGTACTGATCAAAGATGAAATTGCTCAGCTCGAAAAGGAATGTGGCCACCTGCAAGAATCCCTTTGCTATCTTCAAGTGGAAAATTCCAAGCTTCCCAAAGAGCTTGAAGAAAAAAGGAAGGCAGAGGAATTTACGAAGCACAGGGGGACACCCTTCAAAAGAAAAGCCTCGGGTGCATATCACGAAGCGGTTTATTGTCCTCATGCGTGCTTTCCTTTTGAACGTTAAAGCTTCTGCTTCCTCTTTATTCTTAAAATCCAGATCCGAATCAAAATGATTGATCGTTTCCATGCCTGCCTCCTGTTTGTGATTTTCCGTGCAATCTGGATAAAACTTGCCCGTAAAATTATTACAAGTCAAGTATTTTTTACAGGGCGTGTGATAAAGCGCAAAAAAAAGCACGCCTCCGGGAATCAGAAGCGTGCTTTTTCAGTTATTTAAAGCAGTTTTTTATTTTTGCGGATTTTCAGTCAGGATCTTAATGAAGGAGAACAGCCTGTCGTCCTTTTGCAGCATAAAAATATCCATGGTCAGCGGGCCACGGGTGGGTCTGTGCAGGCGGACAATGCGCCTTGCTGCACCAACATCCTCGACCTCGTCTATCAGGTCGTGACGCTCCTCATGGTCAATGTAAAAACCGGATGGATTCTCCTGAAGCATGCGGATATCATAACCCAGCACCTCATTCCACATACCCCAATGGGCATCCAGAATCCTGTTTCTGGTGGAAATGATCCGTGCGACATCCGTTCCGCCGTGATCCCATAGCCATTCTACCAGCAGGCGTCTGATCCTGCGGCACGCCACCAGTATGCCATCCACACAGGAATGGGCACTGGAGCGCCTGTCAACTACAGAACGCCGGTCATCATCCACAGGAATGGCCTGCTGCCGCCGGTCCCTGCATGATCTCCGTTCCAGACTAATTGAAAAGCGTGCCGCTATGACTCCCCCGAGGCTCTCTGGGGGGTGAGTGGATGGGCAAGTTCGGTTTTCAGAGTGATATTTTCATGTGTCAGATCAGTGATTTTTTGCAACAGATCTAATTTTTCCGCCTGTAGATCTGCCACAGTTTTCATAAGCTCATCCACACGGCTTTCCAGTCTGTCAACCCTGTCTGCCATGCGTTCGTTCTGCTTGTCTGCCCGTTCCAGAGCAGTCCGCATATCCTGTAGTCGGGATTCATAAACATCAACCATGGCCTGCTCCGTGGGTGCTGTGCGGCTGGGGTGGCCGGATTTCAGGTTTTTTTCATCGGGCAGACTCACAGGGTGGATTAGCGCTGAGGGGATAAACCTGCCGCTGGCAGGGGGCAAGACCTCTTCCGGTGTGATTTGGAGAACAGCAAACAATTCCGGCCATAACTGGGGCTTAGGCTCCGCAATGCCCCTCCGCCATCTGGAAACAGAGGCTTCGGTCACATTCATATGTGCAGCCAGTACCTTGGGGGTTATGTCCAGGGTTCTTATCCTCTCATCTATCAACTGGTGTATGGTCATGCGCTCGTTCATACAATTATCCTACACTGTGAGTCCGGTAGATAAAGAAAAAAAATGTAACCAGTAATACCACACAAGAGAAATCACTTGACTTGTAAAAAACGCAATACTATTACTGTACCCATGAAAACGAGATCGTTGGACAAAACAGTGAGCAGAGCCGTCGGGAGTACCATCCAGACGATTAACAGATCCAGAAATGGTGTAACGGTCCCATCTCTGGATTTGGCAGGAAAGCTTGCCGAATTTTTCTGCCTTCCACCCTGCGCCTTTTTATGGCCGGAAAAAATGGGGACATGGTCCGTCATCGAACAGAACTGGGGGACTATTTACCCCTGGCTGATGGCCCGGAAATCCGGGCAGGATGCTCCCGTCCCTGCGGTTTTGGCGGGGTTTGCCTGTCCATCTGCCAGCATCCGGAAAAAGAATATGCAGATTCAAAGTCAGGATGAACGCAAAAATTCATCGGTTTTTTGCGGGTAAACAGCCCATTGGTGGTTCCAGCCGAAAAGGTTCCGGCACTTTCAACACTTTTTCAATGAGGTGAAATCATGATTGAACTCGGAAGTATGGCAAAGGACAGGTTCACAGGCTTTGAAGGGTTTGTCGTAGCCCGGACAGAACACCACGACGGGTGTGTACGGTACGGGATTCTTCCAAAGGAGCTGAAGGACGGCATTCCCCAGGAAGTGGTCTGGATGGAA
This window of the Desulfobotulus mexicanus genome carries:
- a CDS encoding tyrosine-type recombinase/integrase, with protein sequence MAFLNHTKIEAATPEAKRITLRDGNGLFLAIERSGRKFWVFRYYFQKKAQEMRLGEYPGLGIKAAREQIVALRRLIADGKNPREEARTDEEKTFEAIASRWLIHVHGREVQASHQERNRLLLEKHVYPYFKGKRPDQITAPTILDRLQVICDAGHLVTAQRVKNLMGQVFRYCVGQGMAERDPTQDLRGLLPVRKVEHFVAILDPVELGALLRSMDGYTGSPVVKAALRVLPLIFCRPGELRHMRWQEINPSRALWVWQTSKTKTDIITPLSRQAMKILVELRALTGLGEYVFPSLRHKNRCISDMAIKAALDSLGYQGRMTGHGWRAVARTHLVETLKYPESIVEMQLGHRVKDALGRAYNRTEFVEDRIQMMQAWADWLDTLKTMPPPVQVDPTGGHDDSAWDQWLD
- a CDS encoding helix-turn-helix transcriptional regulator; this encodes MPKNVKTDAYMTRAEVAEHFGITAQSVSNLYRGGKLPPPLVLGRTCLRWPRHIIENFYQAQQSQSSH
- a CDS encoding DUF4258 domain-containing protein — encoded protein: MHVSLTEHAERRMRERNLGLTHLLAVLSSGVAMPNRDGRMLHRLEDFCVISSRSRDTLHIITFYRLRGSPAAKPRRPLAMARTKGIARKSGLRDPNLKRKLKSGHIHCLWSAA
- a CDS encoding DUF5906 domain-containing protein is translated as MMAQATHATPQTTPFHPEAGCPGWLQFLEESIQDAASIHALREWMAACLGDGPNEKALYLHGEICSGKSTLLSVLVGLAGDENIVGIDFSDAVSEFHCANIRGKRLVIGVGGPDPANMPLIKALLSGETIAGKEMYQQAFEFKPICSLVFHHNTAPDFERLGEGCRRRMLVVPFRGAFTESQRDPNLKNSLQEELPAIRAWVEAV
- a CDS encoding helix-turn-helix domain-containing protein, with translation MNERMTIHQLIDERIRTLDITPKVLAAHMNVTEASVSRWRRGIAEPKPQLWPELFAVLQITPEEVLPPASGRFIPSALIHPVSLPDEKNLKSGHPSRTAPTEQAMVDVYESRLQDMRTALERADKQNERMADRVDRLESRVDELMKTVADLQAEKLDLLQKITDLTHENITLKTELAHPLTPQRASGES